One part of the Thermus antranikianii DSM 12462 genome encodes these proteins:
- a CDS encoding sulfite oxidase-like oxidoreductase has translation MERIPPGQVVTERFPILTYGEEPRVSPEEWRFSLFGLVEEPFTLTYPELLRLPQVEVVRDFHCVTRWSRLDVAWRGVRVRDLLLKAKPKPQAVAALVHSYGGYTTNLFLEDLLREDVLLAHTLFDKPLPLERGGPVRLVVPHLYAWKSAKWVRGIELLDHLELGFWEKLGYHFRGDPWREERFQEGPIPAASLRFQSRKGGREG, from the coding sequence ATGGAGAGGATTCCCCCGGGCCAGGTGGTCACGGAGCGGTTCCCTATCCTCACCTATGGGGAGGAGCCCAGGGTTTCCCCCGAGGAGTGGCGGTTTTCCCTCTTCGGCCTGGTGGAGGAGCCTTTCACCCTCACCTACCCGGAGCTCCTCCGCCTGCCCCAGGTGGAGGTGGTGCGGGACTTCCACTGCGTCACCCGCTGGAGCCGCCTGGATGTGGCCTGGCGGGGGGTGCGGGTGAGGGACCTTTTGCTGAAGGCCAAGCCCAAGCCCCAGGCGGTGGCCGCCTTGGTTCACAGCTACGGAGGCTACACCACCAACCTCTTCCTGGAGGACCTCCTGCGGGAGGATGTCCTCCTCGCCCATACCCTTTTCGACAAGCCCCTGCCTTTGGAGCGGGGTGGGCCGGTGCGCCTGGTGGTGCCCCACCTCTACGCCTGGAAAAGCGCCAAGTGGGTGCGGGGCATTGAGCTTCTGGACCACTTGGAGCTGGGGTTTTGGGAAAAACTGGGCTACCACTTCCGGGGCGACCCCTGGCGGGAGGAGCGCTTTCAGGAGGGTCCCATCCCCGCCGCCAGCCTGAGGTTCCAAAGCCGAAAAGGAGGGAGGGAAGGATGA
- a CDS encoding DUF190 domain-containing protein — protein sequence MKLEGEAKLLRVFVGESDRHGGRPLYEAIVLEAKRQGLAGATVFKGFMGFGAHSRIHTAKVLQLSEDLPVMIEIVDTDEKIRAFLPVLEGMVKEGLVTLEKVEVIRYRSR from the coding sequence ATGAAGCTGGAAGGGGAGGCCAAGCTCCTGCGCGTCTTTGTGGGGGAGTCGGACCGGCATGGGGGGAGGCCCCTCTATGAAGCCATCGTCCTCGAGGCCAAGCGCCAGGGCCTGGCCGGGGCCACGGTGTTCAAGGGCTTCATGGGCTTCGGTGCCCACTCCCGCATCCACACCGCCAAGGTGCTCCAGCTCTCCGAGGACCTGCCCGTCATGATCGAGATCGTGGACACCGACGAGAAGATCCGGGCCTTTCTGCCCGTGTTGGAGGGGATGGTGAAGGAGGGGCTGGTGACCCTGGAGAAGGTGGAGGTCATCCGCTACCGAAGCCGGTGA
- a CDS encoding nicotinamidase, whose product MVEVPEIPKVESLELPAKETALIVVDMQNDFAHPQGALFVPDAPKSVPAIRLLLERARQAGAKVVYTQDWHREDDPEFQIWPRHAVAGTWGAEILEDLRPEPGDLIIQKVRYDAFYGTPLDHYLHLWGIKHVVVTGTVANICVLHTAGSAALRWYRVVLPEDATSALTPFDLQATLRQITFLYQGKVTRAEGVRFV is encoded by the coding sequence ATGGTAGAAGTTCCGGAAATCCCCAAGGTGGAAAGCCTGGAGCTTCCCGCCAAGGAAACCGCCTTGATCGTGGTGGACATGCAAAACGACTTCGCCCACCCTCAAGGTGCCCTTTTCGTGCCCGATGCCCCTAAAAGCGTTCCGGCCATCCGGCTTCTTCTGGAAAGGGCGCGGCAGGCGGGGGCCAAGGTGGTCTACACCCAGGACTGGCACCGGGAGGACGACCCCGAGTTCCAGATCTGGCCCCGGCATGCGGTGGCGGGCACCTGGGGGGCGGAGATCCTGGAGGACCTCCGCCCTGAGCCGGGGGACCTGATCATCCAGAAGGTGCGCTACGACGCCTTCTACGGCACCCCCCTGGACCACTACCTGCACCTTTGGGGGATAAAGCACGTGGTGGTGACGGGCACCGTGGCCAACATCTGCGTGCTCCACACCGCAGGCTCCGCCGCCCTTCGCTGGTACCGGGTGGTCCTCCCGGAGGACGCCACCAGCGCCCTCACGCCCTTTGACCTTCAGGCCACCTTGCGCCAGATCACCTTCCTCTACCAGGGCAAGGTAACCCGGGCCGAAGGGGTACGCTTTGTTTGA
- a CDS encoding histidinol-phosphatase HisJ family protein has product MVDSHVHTPLCGHAQGAPGEYLFYARKAGLKGLVFTDHSPMPSWYDPMSRMRLEALPFYLLALEKIREDHPDLYVGIGLEADFHEGTEEFVRTLLKGYPFDYVIGSVHYLGAWPLDHPDHQEEYTWRDLKGVFQAYFQEVEKAARSGLFHAIGHLDLPKKFGHRLPEEALVELAEPALRAIAEEGLLLDVNTAGLRNPAQEIYPAPALLRRARELGIGVVLGSDAHQPPQVGYAFKEAVDLLLNLGYQEAHYFQGGRAQAYPLSRAS; this is encoded by the coding sequence ATGGTGGATAGCCACGTCCATACCCCCCTTTGCGGCCATGCTCAGGGGGCTCCGGGGGAGTACCTGTTTTACGCCCGGAAGGCAGGGCTGAAGGGCCTGGTTTTCACCGACCACAGCCCCATGCCTTCCTGGTACGATCCCATGAGCCGCATGCGCCTCGAGGCCTTACCCTTTTACCTCCTGGCCCTGGAGAAAATCCGGGAGGATCACCCAGACCTCTACGTGGGGATCGGTCTGGAAGCCGACTTCCACGAGGGCACGGAGGAGTTCGTGCGGACCCTGCTTAAAGGCTACCCCTTCGACTACGTGATCGGCAGCGTCCACTACCTGGGGGCCTGGCCCCTGGACCATCCCGACCACCAGGAGGAGTACACCTGGCGAGATCTGAAGGGGGTCTTCCAGGCCTACTTCCAGGAGGTGGAAAAAGCGGCAAGAAGTGGCCTCTTTCACGCTATCGGGCACCTGGACCTGCCCAAGAAGTTCGGCCACCGCCTTCCGGAGGAAGCTCTCGTGGAGTTGGCCGAACCCGCCCTTAGAGCCATAGCGGAGGAGGGGCTTCTCCTGGATGTGAACACCGCCGGGCTCCGGAACCCGGCCCAGGAGATCTACCCAGCCCCCGCCCTCCTACGGCGGGCCCGAGAGCTCGGGATCGGGGTGGTGCTGGGCTCCGACGCCCACCAGCCCCCCCAGGTGGGGTACGCCTTCAAAGAGGCGGTGGATCTTCTCCTCAACCTCGGATACCAAGAGGCCCATTACTTCCAGGGAGGCAGGGCCCAAGCCTACCCTCTGTCCAGGGCCTCGTAA
- a CDS encoding DNA-3-methyladenine glycosylase family protein translates to MFEHLILAEFYRRFGPAPFLPHVAPREEPFKVLAESIVAQQLSGKAAAAISARLWSKVEPHPEALLQVPLALLRQAGLSHAKAQALRDLAARSLEGLLDGLDSLEDEAVKERLLPVQGIGPWTVDMFLMFGLRRPDVWPVGDLGLRRAAQALFGVEALALPAFGEAFRPYRSHLAWYLWRALD, encoded by the coding sequence TTGTTTGAGCATCTGATCCTGGCGGAGTTCTACCGCCGCTTCGGCCCTGCCCCCTTCCTACCCCATGTGGCACCCCGGGAAGAACCCTTCAAGGTGCTGGCCGAAAGCATCGTGGCCCAGCAGCTTTCGGGCAAAGCAGCAGCCGCCATCAGCGCCCGGCTCTGGTCCAAGGTAGAGCCCCATCCTGAAGCCCTCCTCCAAGTACCCCTCGCCCTCCTCCGCCAGGCGGGGCTTTCCCACGCCAAGGCCCAGGCCCTTCGGGACCTGGCCGCTAGGAGCCTGGAAGGGCTTCTGGACGGGTTGGACTCCCTGGAGGACGAAGCGGTCAAGGAAAGGCTTCTGCCGGTACAAGGCATAGGCCCCTGGACGGTGGATATGTTCCTCATGTTCGGCCTGAGGCGGCCCGATGTCTGGCCTGTGGGAGACCTGGGTCTACGCCGGGCAGCCCAGGCGCTCTTCGGTGTGGAAGCCCTGGCGCTTCCTGCTTTCGGCGAGGCCTTCCGGCCCTACCGCAGCCACCTGGCTTGGTACCTATGGCGAGCCCTGGACTAA
- the crcB gene encoding fluoride efflux transporter CrcB has product MERYLLVALGGALGSALRYGLGAWVQALTGPSFPYSTLLINALGSFLIGVVIRLSLEGALSGEGRLFLAVGVLGGFTTFSTFSYETLALIQDGEAWRAFLYVFFSVFLGLFLVLLGYRLGGALVA; this is encoded by the coding sequence GTGGAGCGGTATCTCCTGGTGGCCTTGGGCGGGGCCTTGGGCTCCGCCTTGCGCTATGGGCTTGGGGCCTGGGTGCAGGCCCTTACCGGGCCCAGCTTCCCCTATAGCACCCTCTTGATCAACGCTTTGGGCAGTTTCCTCATCGGCGTGGTGATCCGCCTGTCCCTGGAGGGGGCCCTTTCCGGGGAGGGGCGCCTCTTCCTGGCGGTAGGGGTGTTGGGGGGGTTCACCACCTTCTCCACCTTTAGCTACGAGACCCTGGCCCTCATCCAGGATGGCGAGGCGTGGAGGGCCTTTTTATACGTCTTTTTCAGCGTCTTCCTGGGCCTTTTCCTGGTGCTCCTGGGCTACCGCCTGGGCGGGGCCCTGGTAGCCTAG